The window TTCATCCAGGTGTCGGCAATATCGAAGGTCAGCGGCGCATGCACGCCGATGCTGGGGTGCAGCGCCGAGGGCGGGTTCCAGGCCTTGTAGCGCACGCCGGCGACGAACTCGCCGGCCGTGCCGGTGGGCTGCAGCGGCAACGCCTGGCCATTGACGGTAATGGCGTAGCGGCTTTCGTTGAGCCCGGTCACGCGCACCTCGATGCGTTCCAGCGAGGAATCCACGTAGCGCACCGTGCCGCCGGCCGAACCTTCCTCGCCCATCACGTGCCAGGGTTCGAGCGCATTGCGCAGCGAAAGCTCCACGCCCATGGCCTGGACCTGGCCGACCAGCGGGAAGCGGAACTCGAAGTGCGGCGCGAACCACGCCGCATCGAAGGCAAAGCCGGCCTGGCGCATTTCGCTGATGACGTCGTCGAAGTCCATGCGGACGAAGGTGGACAGCAGGAAGCGGTCATGCAGCTCGGTGCCCCAGCGTGTCACGGGCGCGCGATAGGGCGCATCCCAGAAGCGCGCGACCAGGGCGCGCAACAGCAGCTGCTGCGCGATGCTCATGCGCGCATGCGGCGGCATTTCGAAGGCACGCAGCTCCAGCAGGCCGAGGCGGCCGGTCGCGGAGTCGGGCGAGTACAGCTTGTCGATGCAGAACTCGCTGCGATGCGTGTTGCCGGTGACGTCGACCAGGATGTTGCGCAGCGTGCGGTCGACCAGCCACGGCGGCATGTCCTCGCCATACACCTCGCGGCTGCGGGCGATCTGCGCCAGGGCGATCTCGAGCTCGTAGACCTGGTCGTTGCGCGCCTCGTCCACGCGCGGTGCCTGGCTCGTCGGGCCGATGAACATGCCCGAGAACAGGTAGCTGAGCGACGGGTGGTTGTGCCAGTACAGCAAGAGGCTGGCGAGCAGCTCGGGCCGGCGCAGGAAGGGGCTGTCGGCGGGCGTGGCGCCGCCCAGCACGAAGTGGTTGCCGCCGCCGGTGCCGGTGTGGCGGCCGTCGGTCATGAACTTCTCGGCCGAAAGGCGGGTCTGGAAGGCCGCACCGTAGAGGAACTCGGTGTGGGCCACCAGCTCGCGCCAGTTGTGGGCCGGATGGATGTTGACCTCGATCACGCCGGGGTCGGGCGTGACCTGCAGCAGCTTGAGCCGCGGGTCGCGCGGCGGAGGGTAGCCTTCGATCACCACCCGCAGGTCCAGCTCGCCCGCCGTGGCCTCGACTGCGGCGAGCAGGTCGAGGTAGTCCTCCAGCCGCGCTAGCGGCGGCATGAAGACGTAGAGCACGCCCGACGCGGTGCCGACCTTCTCGCCCGCCGGCCCGTTGGCGCGGCGCGGGTCGCGCACCTCCACGCACAGCGCGGTGCGCGTGACCCAGTCGGCAGACTCGCCGCGCCGCGGATGGCGCACGGCGCTTGGCTCCGCTGCGACCTGGGCCCGCGCCGCCGTCGCGTTGCCGTGCGCGGCCTGGAAGCGAAGCGCGGCCGGGGACTGCTGCGGCGTGCCGAAGTCGTGGGGCACCTCGGCGAGATCCGGCGCGCCGCGGAGGGCGCCGTCATAACGCGCGCGGAAGAGGGCCGAAGCCGGCAATGGCGCGCGCGGGGCATTGGGGTCGCGCTCGATGAGGTAAGGGTAGTCGCCCTTGCTGGCCCAGGGTTGCGAATCCAGCGGAAGGCGATAGCCCATTGGCGAATCGCCGGGGATCAGGTACAGCCGGTCGTCGCGCAGGAACCAGGGGCCGGTCTTCCATGCCGGGCCGGCGAGCGCGGGCGCGTCGGTCTCCGCATTGGCGGCTTCGATGGGCAGGACGTAGCCGACGACGGCATCGAGCTTCTGCGTGAACACGCGGCGCAGGCGCACGCGCTCCATCTCGTCGTCGAGCTTGGAGTCGAAGGGATCGACATTCACGGGCAGGCGGCGCTCGCGCCATAGGTAGTAGAAGAGGTCCTCGTGGCCGGGCTGCACGAAGCGGTCGGTCAGCCCCAGCTTGCGCGCGAGTGCGCGGGTGAAGCGCTGCGCATCCTCGCTGGTGTAGTGGGTGGGGTGGCGCTCGTCGGCGAAGAGCTCGGGCCGGTGCCATACGGCCTGCCCGTCGGTGCGCCAGAAGATGGAAAGCGCCCAGCGTGGCAACTGCTCGCCCGGGTACCACTTGCCCTGGCCGAAATGCAGGAAGCCGCCCTGGCCGTATTCGTCGCGCAGGCGGTGCACGAGCTCGGTCGCGTAGCCGCGCTTGGTGGGACCGAGCGCATCGGTGTTCCATTCGGCCGCGTCGCGGTCGGACGTGGCAACGAAGGTAGGCTCGCCACCCATGGTGAGCCGCACGTCGCCGGCTGCAAGGCGCGCATCCACCGCCTCGCCCAAGGCCAGCACCTCGGCCCACTGGTCCTCCGTGTAGGGCTTGGTCACGCGCGGCGATTCATGGATGCGCGTGACCTTCATCTCGTGGCCGAATTCCACCTCGGCATCATCGACCACGCCTTCGATCGGCGCCGCGCTGGACGGGGTGGGTGTGCAGGCCAGCGGAATATGGCCTTCGCCTGCCATCAGGCCGGAGGTGGCATCGAGCCCGATCCAGCCGGCGCCGGGCAGGTAGACCTCGCACCACGCGTGCAGGTCGGTGAAGTCGACCGTGGTGCCGCTCGGGCCATCGAGCGCCTTCACATCGGGCGTGAGCTGGATGAGGTAGCCGGAGACGAAGCGCGCCGCCAGGCCGCAGTGGCGAAGAAGTTGGACCAGCAGCCACCCCGAGTCGCGACAGGAACCGGAGCCATTCGCCAGCGTCTCCTCGGGCGTCTGCACGCCGGGCTCCATGCGAATGAGGTAATTGACGTCCTGCTGCACTTGCTGGTTCAGGCCGACCAGGAAATCGATGGTGCGCTGCGTCTTGCGATCGACCTTTTCGAGGTAGGCCGCCACCAGCGGGGTGGCGGGATCGGCCACCAGATAAGGGGCGAGCTCCTGGGCCTGTGATTCGGTGTACTTGAAGGGAAAGTTTTCCGCCTGCGGCTCGAGGAAGAAGTCGAAGGGGTTGTAGACGGCCATTTCGACCACCAGGTCGACCGTGACCTTGAACTCGCGCGTCTTTTCCGGGAATACCAGCCGCGCGAGGTAGTTCGCGAAGGGATCTTGCTGCCAGTTGATGAAGTGCTGCTCGGGTTCGACGCGCAGCGAATAGGAGATCACCGTGCTGCGGCAATGCGGCGCCGGCCGCAGGCGCACCAGCTGGGGCCCCAGTTGCACCGGACGGTCGTACTTGTAGTGGGTGACGTGGTGAAGTGCAGCGTGGATGGACATTTTTTTTCGATGGCGTCGAAGGCCCCTGAACGAGGACGCATACTAGCTGACACGCATAGCAATTAGCGCGCCACAGAGCGCAGCAAGGGAGGGATTGCAGCATGTCACCCGTGAGTGTTTCGTGACGGCCGACACGCAGGGCCGCGGCCTGGGCTTCTTCGCACTCATGGGCGGCTCGGTGCTGGGCGCGGCACTGCAGCTTCAGCAATCGGCATTGTGGGAGCGCACCGCGTATGCCGGGCTGCTGCTGGCTGCTGCGGTGGGCTGGCTGGTGCTGCACCGCGCGCGATGGTGGTTGTTCCCGCGCCTGCTGCTGCCTGCGCTGCTCCTGGCCGGCGCGATGGCCGGGGCCGGGCTTGCGGGCTGGCGTGCCTGCTCGCATGCCGGTGACGCACTCGACCCCGCGCTCGAAGGCGCAGATGTCGAGGTGCTGGGCGTGGTCTCGCAGATGCCGCAACAAGGCGATGGCGCAGTGCGCTTTCTCTTCGATGTCGAGGGCGCCCGCTGGGCAGCCGATGCCAGGCGCAGCCTGCCGCGTGCACCAAGGCGCGTCGCGCTGGGGTGGTACGCCGACAGCACCCGCCTTTGGGGGCGCGCGCCCGAGGCATCTTCACGCACCGAAGCCGCCGCGCCGCCGGGCACCGTGCACGCGGGCGAGCGCTGGCGAATGACGGTACGGCTGAAGGCGCCGCACGGCACCCTCAACCCGTATGGCTTTGACCAGGAACTGCGGCTCTGGGAACAGGGCGTGCAAGCGAGTGGCTACGTGCGCACGGGCGCGCATGATGCTCGGCCGCAGCCGCAGGGCCAGACCTGGCGCCACCCGGTCGAGCGTGCGCGCGAGGCCGTGCGCGACGCGGTCTTCGAGCGCGTGGCCGAGCGGCGCGCGGCCGGTGTGATCGCGGCGCTGGTCACCGGCGACCAGAACGCGATCGAACGTGCCGACTGGGACGTGTTCCGCGCCACCGGTGTTGCGCACCTGATGTCGATCTCGGGCCTGCACATCACGATGTTCGCCTGGCTTGCCGCATGGGCGGTGGGAGCGGGCTGGCGGCGCAGCGTCCGGCTGATGCTCCGCGTGCCTGCCCCGCATGCAGCCTTGGTGGGCGGCGTGATGCTGGCGGCGCTGTATGCACTTTTCAGCGGCTGGGGGTTGCCCTCGCAGCGCACGGTGTGGATGCTCGCCACGGTCGCGCTGTTGCGCCTTTCCGGGCGGCAGTGGCCCTGGCCCTTCGTCTGGCTGCTCACGTGCGCGGTGGTCGTCGCCGTCGATCCCTGGGCGCTGACGCAGGCCGGCTTCTGGCTCAGCTTCGTGGCGGTCGGCGTGCTGTTCGCCACCGGTCCTCCCGATGAAGGCGGCACAGGCATCGCGGCGCGCCTGGCGCACATGGCGCGCGAGCAATGGGCGGTGACGCTGGCATTGACGCCGCTCAGCCTGTTGCTGTTCCAGCAGGTTTCGAGCGTCGGCCTGCTGGCCAACGCCATCGCCATTCCGTGGGTCACGCTGGTGCTCACGCCGCTCGCCATGCTCGGCGTGTTGCTGCCGCCGCTGTGGGACCTGGCGGCGCGGGCGGTGCAACTTCTGGCGCTGGTGTTGCAGTGGTTGGCCCAATGGCCCCTGGCGACCCTGTCGGCTCCGGCGCCGGCGCTCTGGGCCAGCGTTGCCGGCGTGGCCGGCGGGGTGCTGCTGGTCATGCGCCTGCCGTGGGCGTTCCGGGTCCAGGGGCTGCCGTTGCTGTTGCCGGCGCTGCTCTGGCAGGCGCCGCGCCCGCCGGCCGGCGAGTTCGAGCTGCTGGCCGCCGACATCGGGCAGGGCAACGCAGTGCTGGTGCGCACCGCGACCCACAGCCTGCTGTACGACACGGGCCCGCGCTACAGCCTGGAAAGCGATGCCGGCCATCGCGTGCTGGTGCCGCTGCTGCGCGCGCTGGGCGAGCGGCTCGACACGCTCGTCCTGAGCCACCGCGACAGCGACCACACCGGCGGCGCGCCCGCGGTGCTGGCGATGCAACCGGGCGCCGAGCTGCGCAGCTCGATCGAGGCCGGGCATCCGCTCGAGCAACTGCGCCCGGTGCAGCGCTGCGCGGCCGGCCAGGCCTGGACCTGGGACGGTGTGCGCTTCGAGATCCTGCATCCCCAACAGGCCGACTATGCCGGCTTCACCAAGCCCAACGCGGTCTCCTGCGTGCTGCGCATCGGCAACGGGCGGGCCACCGCGCTGCTGGCCGGAGACATCGAGCGCCTGCAGGAAGCCGCGTTGACGGCGCGTACGCCGGACCTTCGCGCCGATGTGCTGCTGGCGCCGCACCATGGCAGCAAGACCTCGTCGAGCCCCGCGCTGCTCGAGGCCGTGCGGCCGCGCATCGCGCTGGTCCAGGCCGGCTACCGAAATCGCTTCGGGCACCCGGCCGCGGAGGTGACGGCGCGCTATGCGGCGCGCGGCATCGCCCTCGTCGACTCCGCGCATTGCGGTGCGGCCGGCTGGTCCAGCATGCATCCTGCGGCCGTGCGCTGCGAACGGCAGGAAGCGCAGCGCTACTGGCACCACAGGCCGCCGTGAGTGCATGTGGGCGCCGTGTTGGGGTTAGCGTGAGCACGGCCTCTGGCCTTGAACTTGCTAAGCTATGCCCCAGGAGATCGGACGCCCATGCACAAATTCGACGAGATGTACGAGCAGCTGCCCTACCAAGGCGCCGCGATCCGGAACCACTACAAGCGCTACGACCAGTGGCTCGCCAAGCAGCCTTCCGAGGTCATGCGCTCGCGGCGCGAAGAGGCGGAAATGATCTTCCGCCGGGTCGGCATCACCTTTGCCGTCTACGGCGCGAAGGACGAGGACGGCTCGGGCACCGAGCGCCTGATCCCGTTCGACCTGCTGCCGCGCATCATCCCCGCGCACGAATGGGAAAGCATGGAGCGGGGCCTGGTGCAGCGCGTGACCGCGCTCAACCGTTTCATCCACGACGTGTACCACGGGCAGGAAATCATCAAGGCCGGCGTCGTGCCTTCGGAGCAGATCTTCAACAACGCGCAGTACCGGCCCGAGATGGTGGGCGTGAAGGTCCCCAACGACGTCTACTCGCACATCTCGGGCATCGACATCGTGCGCGCACCGGACGCCAGCGGCAACGGCGAGTACTACGTGCTCGAAGACAACCTGCGCGTGCCCAGCGGCGTGAGCTACATGCTCGAGAACCGCAAGATGATGATGCGGCTCTTTCCCGATCTCTTCAGCCAGAACCGCGTCGCGCCGGTGGCGCACTATCCCGACCTGCTGCTCGAGACCTTGCGCGCGTCCGCGCCTCCCGCCACCGCGGAGCCCACGGTGGTGGTGCTCACGCCCGGCATGTACAACAGCGCCTATTTCGAGCACGCCTTCCTCGCGCAGCAGATGGGCGTGGAGCTGGTCGAGGGGCAGGACCTCTTCGTCAAGGACGACTTCGTCTACATGCGCACCACCCGCGGGCCGCGGCGCGTGGACGTGATCTACCGCCGCGTGGACGACGACTTCCTCGACCCCGAGGTGTTCCGCCCCGGCTCGACGCTGGGCTGCGCCGGCCTGATGCGCGCGTACCGCGAAGGCAACGTGGTGATCTGCAATGCGGTCGGCACCGGCGTGGCCGACGACAAGTCCATCTATCCGTATGTGCCGAAGATGATCGAGTTCTACCTCGGCGAGCAGCCGATCCTGAAGAACGTGCCGACCTGGGTGTGCCGCAACAAGGACGACCTCGACTACACACTGGCCAACATGAAGGACCTGGTGGTCAAGGAAGTCCACGGCGCCGGCGGCTACGGCATGCTGATCGGCCCGGCGGCGACGCAGGCCGAGATCGAGGATTTCAAGAAGGCCGTGCTGGCCAAGCCCGACGGCTACATCGCGCAACCCACGCTCAGCCTGTCGACCTCGCCCACCTACGTCGAGTCGGGCATCGCGCCGCGGCACATCGACCTGCGGCCTTTCGTGCTCTCGGGCAAGGAGGTGCAGATGGTCCCTGGCGGGCTCACGCGCGTGGCGCTCAAGGAAGGTTCGCTGGTGGTCAACTCCTCGCAAGGCGGAGGCACCAAGGACACCTGGATCCTCGAGGGCGATCGGTGGAGCAAGCCGCGCAACGGCGAGTCGGGCCAAACGCAAACGCAAACGCAAACGCAAACGCAAACCCAGTCGAGCTGATCCAGGAGAGCACACGCCATGTTGTCACGCACCGCGGATCACCTCTACTGGATGTCTCGCTACACCGAGCGGGCGGAGAACACCGCCCGCATGCTAGACGTCAACTACCAGACCTCGCTGCTGCCGCAGTCGGCGGAAGTCGCCAAGTACGGCTGGCAAGGCCTGCTGTCGATCAGCGAACTGCTTCCGGCCTTCAACGAGAAGTACGACCAGATCACGCCCGACCGGGTGATGGAGTTCATGGTCAAGGACGAGTCCAATTCGTCGTCCATCCTTTCTTGCCTGCGTGCCGCACGCGAGAACGCGCGGGCGGTGCGGGGCGCGCTCACCACCGAATCGTGGGAGACGCAGAACACCACCTGGCTCGAGGTCAACCGCATGCTGCGCGCGGGGGACTTCGAACGCGACCCGGGGCAGTTCTTCGAGTGGGTCAAGTTCCGCTCGCACCTGTCGCGCGGCGTGACCGTGGGCACCATGCTGCAGGACGAGGCCTTCCACTTCTCGCGCCTGGGCACTTTCATCGAACGTGCAGACAACACGGCGCGTCTGGTCGACGTGAAGTTCCACGCGCTCAACAGCGAGTTCTTCGGCACCGCGACCGAGGAGGACCAGGAGTACGACTTCTACCACTGGAGCGCGATCCTGCGCAGCGTCTCGGCTTTCGAGGTCTACCGCAAGGTGTACCGCGATGTGATCAAGCCGGAGCGCGTGGCCGAGCTGCTGATCCTGCGGCCCGACATGCCGCGCTCACTGCACGCCAGCCTCATCGAGGTGGTGAACGATCTCCAGAAGGTGCAGAACGACCAGAGTGCAGAGACTCAGCGCCGCGCCGGCAAGTTGCTGGCAGACCTGCAGTACGCCGTGGTCGACGAGATCCTCGCGACCGGCCTGCACGCGTACCTCACGCAGTTCCTCGACCGGGTGAACGACCTGGGGTGGCGCATCAGCCAGGACTTCCTGGTGCCGGGGCACTGAAGGGATTAATCCCAAGCCAGCGGGAGCTCCGGCTGCGGTAAGGCGCAAGTCCTTATCGATTTCATCCGTCGGCTTTTGGAGGGGATGCATTTCATTGCAGCCCCTCCACGCTTCGGCTATCTTCCCGCGCCACACACAGCAAGGCTCGGGGAGTCGGACAGCGCGTTTCTCGACAAGGCCGCACACCCCAGCTACCCATTGCTGAGGAGGCGCCGTCGCGGCGACTCCGTCAAGCTTCGCGGGTTTTTACCCAAATAACATCAAGGTTCAGGGAGTTGGTGATGCAGGGAGTAGGAGAAGCCGCCGCATTGGCGGCGGGTTCGTGCGCGGGCCCGCAAGAGACGCACGCGCCAACCGCGGGCCATGCGCTGCAGGCGTTGTGCGCGGTGGCGCGCGTTCATCGCATCACGGCCGATCCGGCGACGCTCGCCCACCAACTCGGCATCAGCACCGGCGACGGCGCCGACATCCATCTGCTCTTGCGTGCGGCCCGGCACCTGGGTCTCAAGGCGAGGCGATCGAGACCGCCCATCGAGCGCCTCGCCACGACGCCCTTGCCCGCACTCGTGCAGATGCGCGGCGAGGAAGGGCGGATGCGCTGGATGGTCCTTGCGCAGTCCGATGCGAAGCGCGTGCTGCTGCATGATCCGGCGGCCATGCCGGCAGTGCCCAGTGCCATCGAGCCATTGGACGATTTCGCGCGCCAATGGACCGGCGAGATCATCCTCGTCACCAGCCGCGCCGGCCTCGCAGCGGAGCTGGCGAAGTTCGACTTCTCCTGGTTCGTTCCGAGCCTCGTCAAATACCGCCGGCTGCTGGGCGAGGTGCTGGCCATCTCCTTCATGCTCCAGCTCCTCGCGCTGGTGAGCCCGCTGTTCTTCCAGGTGGTCATGGACAAGGTGCTGGTGCATCGCGGCCTCACCACGCTGGATGTGCTCGTCATCGGCCTGGTGGTGGTCGTCGTGTTCGAAAGCCTGCTCAACGGATTGCGCAGCCATGTCTTCAGCCACACCACCAGCCGCATCGACATCGAGCTCGGCACGCGGTTGTTCCGCCACCTGGTGCAGCTGCCGCTGGCCTACTTCCAGGCCCGCAGGATCGGCGATTCGGTGGCGCGCGTGCGCGAGCTGGAGAACATCCGCAGCTTCCTCACCGGCAATGCGCTCACCGTCGTGCTCGATATCGTGTTCTCGGTAGTGTTCATCGGC is drawn from Variovorax sp. PBS-H4 and contains these coding sequences:
- a CDS encoding transglutaminase family protein; translated protein: MSIHAALHHVTHYKYDRPVQLGPQLVRLRPAPHCRSTVISYSLRVEPEQHFINWQQDPFANYLARLVFPEKTREFKVTVDLVVEMAVYNPFDFFLEPQAENFPFKYTESQAQELAPYLVADPATPLVAAYLEKVDRKTQRTIDFLVGLNQQVQQDVNYLIRMEPGVQTPEETLANGSGSCRDSGWLLVQLLRHCGLAARFVSGYLIQLTPDVKALDGPSGTTVDFTDLHAWCEVYLPGAGWIGLDATSGLMAGEGHIPLACTPTPSSAAPIEGVVDDAEVEFGHEMKVTRIHESPRVTKPYTEDQWAEVLALGEAVDARLAAGDVRLTMGGEPTFVATSDRDAAEWNTDALGPTKRGYATELVHRLRDEYGQGGFLHFGQGKWYPGEQLPRWALSIFWRTDGQAVWHRPELFADERHPTHYTSEDAQRFTRALARKLGLTDRFVQPGHEDLFYYLWRERRLPVNVDPFDSKLDDEMERVRLRRVFTQKLDAVVGYVLPIEAANAETDAPALAGPAWKTGPWFLRDDRLYLIPGDSPMGYRLPLDSQPWASKGDYPYLIERDPNAPRAPLPASALFRARYDGALRGAPDLAEVPHDFGTPQQSPAALRFQAAHGNATAARAQVAAEPSAVRHPRRGESADWVTRTALCVEVRDPRRANGPAGEKVGTASGVLYVFMPPLARLEDYLDLLAAVEATAGELDLRVVIEGYPPPRDPRLKLLQVTPDPGVIEVNIHPAHNWRELVAHTEFLYGAAFQTRLSAEKFMTDGRHTGTGGGNHFVLGGATPADSPFLRRPELLASLLLYWHNHPSLSYLFSGMFIGPTSQAPRVDEARNDQVYELEIALAQIARSREVYGEDMPPWLVDRTLRNILVDVTGNTHRSEFCIDKLYSPDSATGRLGLLELRAFEMPPHARMSIAQQLLLRALVARFWDAPYRAPVTRWGTELHDRFLLSTFVRMDFDDVISEMRQAGFAFDAAWFAPHFEFRFPLVGQVQAMGVELSLRNALEPWHVMGEEGSAGGTVRYVDSSLERIEVRVTGLNESRYAITVNGQALPLQPTGTAGEFVAGVRYKAWNPPSALHPSIGVHAPLTFDIADTWMKRSLGGCQYFVSHPGGRNYETFPVNAYEAESRRLSRFSRMGHSPGVLRTPPANIEIAGSREFPFTLDLRRG
- a CDS encoding DNA internalization-related competence protein ComEC/Rec2 — protein: MGGSVLGAALQLQQSALWERTAYAGLLLAAAVGWLVLHRARWWLFPRLLLPALLLAGAMAGAGLAGWRACSHAGDALDPALEGADVEVLGVVSQMPQQGDGAVRFLFDVEGARWAADARRSLPRAPRRVALGWYADSTRLWGRAPEASSRTEAAAPPGTVHAGERWRMTVRLKAPHGTLNPYGFDQELRLWEQGVQASGYVRTGAHDARPQPQGQTWRHPVERAREAVRDAVFERVAERRAAGVIAALVTGDQNAIERADWDVFRATGVAHLMSISGLHITMFAWLAAWAVGAGWRRSVRLMLRVPAPHAALVGGVMLAALYALFSGWGLPSQRTVWMLATVALLRLSGRQWPWPFVWLLTCAVVVAVDPWALTQAGFWLSFVAVGVLFATGPPDEGGTGIAARLAHMAREQWAVTLALTPLSLLLFQQVSSVGLLANAIAIPWVTLVLTPLAMLGVLLPPLWDLAARAVQLLALVLQWLAQWPLATLSAPAPALWASVAGVAGGVLLVMRLPWAFRVQGLPLLLPALLWQAPRPPAGEFELLAADIGQGNAVLVRTATHSLLYDTGPRYSLESDAGHRVLVPLLRALGERLDTLVLSHRDSDHTGGAPAVLAMQPGAELRSSIEAGHPLEQLRPVQRCAAGQAWTWDGVRFEILHPQQADYAGFTKPNAVSCVLRIGNGRATALLAGDIERLQEAALTARTPDLRADVLLAPHHGSKTSSSPALLEAVRPRIALVQAGYRNRFGHPAAEVTARYAARGIALVDSAHCGAAGWSSMHPAAVRCERQEAQRYWHHRPP
- a CDS encoding circularly permuted type 2 ATP-grasp protein; the protein is MHKFDEMYEQLPYQGAAIRNHYKRYDQWLAKQPSEVMRSRREEAEMIFRRVGITFAVYGAKDEDGSGTERLIPFDLLPRIIPAHEWESMERGLVQRVTALNRFIHDVYHGQEIIKAGVVPSEQIFNNAQYRPEMVGVKVPNDVYSHISGIDIVRAPDASGNGEYYVLEDNLRVPSGVSYMLENRKMMMRLFPDLFSQNRVAPVAHYPDLLLETLRASAPPATAEPTVVVLTPGMYNSAYFEHAFLAQQMGVELVEGQDLFVKDDFVYMRTTRGPRRVDVIYRRVDDDFLDPEVFRPGSTLGCAGLMRAYREGNVVICNAVGTGVADDKSIYPYVPKMIEFYLGEQPILKNVPTWVCRNKDDLDYTLANMKDLVVKEVHGAGGYGMLIGPAATQAEIEDFKKAVLAKPDGYIAQPTLSLSTSPTYVESGIAPRHIDLRPFVLSGKEVQMVPGGLTRVALKEGSLVVNSSQGGGTKDTWILEGDRWSKPRNGESGQTQTQTQTQTQTQSS
- a CDS encoding alpha-E domain-containing protein, translating into MLSRTADHLYWMSRYTERAENTARMLDVNYQTSLLPQSAEVAKYGWQGLLSISELLPAFNEKYDQITPDRVMEFMVKDESNSSSILSCLRAARENARAVRGALTTESWETQNTTWLEVNRMLRAGDFERDPGQFFEWVKFRSHLSRGVTVGTMLQDEAFHFSRLGTFIERADNTARLVDVKFHALNSEFFGTATEEDQEYDFYHWSAILRSVSAFEVYRKVYRDVIKPERVAELLILRPDMPRSLHASLIEVVNDLQKVQNDQSAETQRRAGKLLADLQYAVVDEILATGLHAYLTQFLDRVNDLGWRISQDFLVPGH